The genome window TCTTAATTTCAGCTTCACCCTTGAAATCGAAACTGGCAAACGAGGCTATTTCGGTTTGATTAACCGGCCTCTGATATCCCGGCCAAATTTGATTAACCGGGAATTTTGATACCCTGGCCTGGTGAACAAACAATGGTTTGTTATCGACAAACATTTTGAAATCGTTGGATTTCTTTTCCTTTTCCGGCGCACCGTACAATATTGCGTTGGATGAATAAGCATAACTGCATACAGGTAAAAGCACTAAGATGATCCATAAAAAATTCTTCATTACAATAACATTTAAGTTAACAGAATTATAAAATACTACATCCAAATATTTTATACCTTTTTACTTTCTGAATGATTTTAAAAATATTTAAATCCTTAACATTTATATTTATAATATATAGATGTTAAGGATTTTATTTTTAATTAAAGCCTATTCCTTGATCTGTCTGGGATCAACTGATTGGGGCAGCCAAATCCTAAACCATGATTTTTCATCAAGGGTATTTCCTGCAGATGCATAATCGCACAGAGTGATTTCAACCGGTGAGCTACCACTTTCCTTATGAGATTCCAACATAAAAAGTCCTTTATATCTCATCCAGATTCCATCCTGATTGGTATCTCCTGCAGATTTCAAATCTATATATCCTTCATTATCAGCGATAGGCTTGATTGTCTCATCTACATGAGGCCAACCCAGCCGTGCATCGCGTGCCAATACGATTGGCCCACGCATTATGGCAATATTTTCAGGAAGATTACCCATACGAACAATTCGTCCCCTCATATCAAGAGACAGATTAATTTCATCTCCTGATTTCCAAGGGCGTGATATTTCGGCATATTCCCCGGGTACTGTTTTATCGAATTGTTCTCCGTTAACAGTAAGTTTTGTATTCTTGCTCCAATGGGGAATACGAATGCGTATGGACAATTTTTCTGTTTTAGGAAGCAGAATTTTAATCGTAACATTTCCAGAAACAGGATAGTTTGTCTGCTGAATAACTTCCAACGGTTTCCCTTCCGGGGTTTTCAAATGATAATCCCCATCAACAAAAAAGTTAACACTCAATCCATTGTTTTCGCTCATCACAGTAGTCAGAGGAAGAGTAAACAATCCTCTTGGACCGCTTGCCACACAACAATTCAGGCCCATTCCGCACTGTTCACTGCCTACAAGCCTTCGTCCGGCTAAAGGGGAATATTTTGCCCAATCTGATCCATCCTCATGCATGGCGCCTAATAAAGCATTATACCAGGCCTGTTCAATGGCATCAGCATACTTAGCTTCACCGGTAAGTCTTAAAAGTTGCTGGCATAATTTGATCCAGGTTGCAGTTACACAAGTCTCCTGATAATGCTCAATGTGTATAGTCTGTAGATTTTTCCCTCCAAACCAACATTCCATTGCCGAACCGGATCCGGTAATATTTATCTCGTTTTCCAGGATATTTTCCCAAGTTTTTTCAACAGCTTGCTTATACTCTTCTTTACCCGTCAACCGGTATAACTCCAGCAAGCCTTCGTAGCACGACATCATCTCATAGGCTTTCTGTCCCTGATCCCAGCTAAACCAATTTTGGGGTTTGGGAAAACGTTTGGAAACATCAACATCGGCTTTAGATATCAGTTGAGGCCCGTCGGGGGTCTCCCACTGGCGAACAATTTCTTCAGCAAATTCCAGGTATTTTTTATTGCCTGTCCGGGCATACAGCTGGCATATAGGTTCCAATACCGAAGAGGCTGCCATACCCCTATGAGCTCCTTTCCTGACCAGTAAAACCTTTTTATCGGACAATTCTTTGATCAGGTGGTCAGCTATTTTCCCGGCAGAATTCAATGCCTTCTTTTCTTTTGTCAGATCGTAATAGGACAATAATCCCAGCATACAATATTTTCTTCCCCAGATATCCCATCCTTCCAGATGGCTATTTTCCGCATAATTCCCAATATACCCGTCCGGAGTCTGCGTGGAAATCAGCCCATCCACAGCATGTTCCAGTACTTTACCCAGTTGTGGCTCAGGCCTGTACCGATAAGCCAATACTGCGGAAGTGAACCATTTGCCCCAAAATTCACTCTGCCATAACCTGGTTTCTGTCCGGTTTTTAAAGGGAGAAATTAACCGGTCTACATCCTGGGCAAGAATACGGTTTTGGTAGGAAGCATCCAATTTACCACCCACAAATCCATTTACCTGAACTGAATTGGCAGGAAACAACTTATCTTTTTTAACAGGTGACAGTACCAGTTGGGGTATAACCTGCACCTCAAACAATGAAAAACAAAATAACAGTAAAAATTTTCTAAGCATATCTGGATTTAATAATTAATAATGGTTTATTATGAATAAAAATTTAAATTAATTAATTTCTGTTTTTAAGTAATGCTTTCTTTATGATCTTTGCCCTTTCTGTTTCATAAGTCGCTACTTCCGGTGCAGGCATTCCCTGGCGCCAGAACTCCTCATTGTGCTCCAAACTCCACCCATTCCATTCACGAAAGGCATGATAACTCCACGACCAACCTCTGGTTTCAAAAAGGTCAATCACGTCTTTTAACCAACAAAGTGCTGCATCTTTAGGGGCCCAACGA of Bacteroidota bacterium contains these proteins:
- a CDS encoding glycoside hydrolase family 127 protein; translation: MLRKFLLLFCFSLFEVQVIPQLVLSPVKKDKLFPANSVQVNGFVGGKLDASYQNRILAQDVDRLISPFKNRTETRLWQSEFWGKWFTSAVLAYRYRPEPQLGKVLEHAVDGLISTQTPDGYIGNYAENSHLEGWDIWGRKYCMLGLLSYYDLTKEKKALNSAGKIADHLIKELSDKKVLLVRKGAHRGMAASSVLEPICQLYARTGNKKYLEFAEEIVRQWETPDGPQLISKADVDVSKRFPKPQNWFSWDQGQKAYEMMSCYEGLLELYRLTGKEEYKQAVEKTWENILENEINITGSGSAMECWFGGKNLQTIHIEHYQETCVTATWIKLCQQLLRLTGEAKYADAIEQAWYNALLGAMHEDGSDWAKYSPLAGRRLVGSEQCGMGLNCCVASGPRGLFTLPLTTVMSENNGLSVNFFVDGDYHLKTPEGKPLEVIQQTNYPVSGNVTIKILLPKTEKLSIRIRIPHWSKNTKLTVNGEQFDKTVPGEYAEISRPWKSGDEINLSLDMRGRIVRMGNLPENIAIMRGPIVLARDARLGWPHVDETIKPIADNEGYIDLKSAGDTNQDGIWMRYKGLFMLESHKESGSSPVEITLCDYASAGNTLDEKSWFRIWLPQSVDPRQIKE
- a CDS encoding glycosyl hydrolase family 5, coding for LASAKKKINLSYPSVIESVLWNKQRLEQMLKDADEFQARWKVPVYVGEFSVIRWAPKDAALCWLKDVIDLFETRGWSWSYHAFREWNGWSLEHNEEFWRQGMPAPEVATYETERAKIIKKALLKNRN